The genomic region TCGCCCGTGAATAGGAATCCCGTGTTTCTTTAAGTTTCTAACTATTTTCTTGACGGCTTCTATGAGATCACGAGTACTTTTCGCACCCGTGACAACCATTTTACCGGATTTAAATATAAGTGCTGTTACCTTCGGAGAGTCGAGCCTATAGACCAGCCCCGGAAACTGCTCAGGATTATATTCAACAGTCAATATGCTTCTTTCAATCATTCTGAGATCGAGTGTCTGATCCAAGGATACTGTCGCAACAATGTTTTCTATGTTAACAACTGGTTGAGGCTCTTGCTGAGCCTCTGAACGCTCAGAGCTTTGACGAGGAGAAGCCATATCCAGTGCACCCTTTTAATGCTCTGCTATAAAAACCCTATTTAAAGGCTCCTATAAATCTTTATCCGGGGGATGGTGAGGCGGGCAGTCTAGGAGCTTTTAGCAATGACTGGCCTAGTCTCACTCCGACCCCTTAGCAACTATGTCCAATAGATATACAAATAAGCCGGGACAAAAGAAGAAAAGAGGATGAAACGTGGGTGGCCCCGAGAGGGCCGTCTAAGGGTTCATGGCTGTATCCCCTTGGCGGCCCACAACCCCCTATCTCGGGGCCCCGATTAACACCTCTAATCTCTCCTCATAGGGTACCCTTTCGTATATCATTGCCTTGCGGGCAGCTTCTAGAGGGTCGCCTAGTACTAATGGTATCTTCCCTATGAGATCAAGAGTGTTCATGGAATCTCTTTTCTCATTATATGCGAGCGCTCCTGCGACACCATTTATGAATGCTGCAACACATGCTGCATTGAACGTGTCAAGCCCTTTTGCCAACATTGCCGCAGTTATACCGGCCAGCGAATCGCCTGTCCCACCAACACTCATTGCAGGAGCTCCTGTCTTGTTAAGTCTAACCATGTTGCCATTGCTTATTACGTCTACGGGGCCTTTGAGCAATACAGTTGTCCCATACTTTCTTGCTGCAGCTGCTACTGTTCGTATTCGCGAGCTTATCTTTTCGACGGGCTCTGGCCTAACATTGAATAGACGAGCAAATTCTGCTTCATGCGGCGTTACTACAACGTTCTCGCCGAGAAGGTGCCTAGCCTCCGTCAAGTGCTTCAGACCGTCAGCGTCAACAACTACAGGCTTGCCTAGGAAGCGTAGCTTCTCCAGCAATTTTATGAAAGCCTCTCTGCTCTCATCGTAAAGGCCCATACCCATTCCAATTGCTATAGCATCAACCCGCTCGATATAGCGCTCAAGGATTTCCAAGTGGTCCGGGTGAAGCCAAGGATGCCCCCTAAGTTCTATAGGAATTATAGTAAAGCGCGAAGATACTGCTTGTATCACATTGCTCGGCGCAGCTAGGTAGACAAGGTCTACACCGCTTCTCTCTGCCGCAAGCGCTGCTAATATCGGAGCTCCAACAAAGTCCATTGAGCCGCCAACTATGAGTACTCTTCCAGCCATGCCTTTATGATAGTTCCACTTTCTCCTCGGTACCCTGAACTCAACGTCTCCTGGGCCTACGTATATTTCCGCTTCAGGAGGCACACCAATATCTGCTATAACAAGCCTTCCAGTGGCATCTCTGCGCTTAAGGAGGCCTGGCTTAGGCTTATGGAAAGTAACCGTTATATCGGCTTTTACGAAGACACCTGGCGTATCACCTGTATCAGGATCAAGGCCGGAGGGCGTATCAACGGCTACCTTGAGTCCTTCCGAACTGTTTATCGCGTCTATGGCTTCCTTGTAAGGTGATCTAGGCGCGCCCCGTACTCCGACACCAAGAAGGGCGTCGATTATAGCATCTGCCTTAACCGGCTCTACCTTGCACCCTCGAACTACCTTAATGCTTATCGATAAATCCATGCGCCTAACTATGTTGTACATTATGCGTGCTTCTTCGGATTTTATCTCGTCTGGTTTTGAGACCAAGATAATGTCTACTCTGTGCCCCATATAAGCTAGGTGCCGTGCAGCTGCAATGCCATCACCACCATTACCTCCAGGCCCAGCAAACACAACTATACGTGAAGGTCGTTTTACTTGGGCAGCGACCGTGTCGGCCACGCTGCGTCCTGCGTTCTCCATTAATTGTAGCCTTGAAACTCCTAGCCATTCGCTATTAGTATCTATAACGCGGACATCAATAGAACTGATCGTTTCACCTAGACCAATAACTGGTACAAGTTCATTATCTATGGGCATTTTTTCCGCCAATATAATTGCGTTAGCTAAAAGGGTTAATTAGCGAACAAGGCGCTTTTAGAGAACTAAGACTTGGCAATAGGCTAACAATAAGGCTATTAAATTTCAATGATCTTAAGTAAAGGTAGTGGTGGAGACGTTTTTGGCACTTAGCAGGATAAGTCTTAGAGATATCATTAGCTTAGATTACGAGAGTATCGCTAATAGGCTCTCCGAATTCATTAGGGATTACGTTGCAGATGCTAACGCGAAAGGCGTCGTTGTTGGAGTGAGCGGCGGGGTAGACTCAGCAACAACACTCTACCTACTTGCTAGATCCCTTGGAGCGGACAAGGTTCTTGCGCTTATCCTACCAGATTCAGAGGTCACTCCCAGTGAGGACCTGGAGGACGCTAAACTACTCGTAGAAAAGCTTGGCGTAAGGCATAGAGTTATAGACATAAAGAATATCACTAACTCTTATCTATCATTGCTCGAAGAAGCCGATAAAAAGACTATAGGAAATCTTCGCGCAAGAATAAGGATGACTATACTGTACTATTACGCAAACATGTATGGATACCTTGTAGCAGGCACCGGCGATAGAAGCGAGATACTAATAGGCTACTTCACTAAATACGGGGACGGTGCCGCTGACTTCTTTCCAATAGGTTGTCTCTACAAATCGCAAGTAAGGCGCCTAGCCCTTCACCTTGGAGTACCGGTAAAAATAGCTTGGAAGCCTAGTAGCCCAAGGCTATGGCCGGGACAGCTGGCTGAGGAGGAGCTCGGGCTAAAATATGATGAAATAGATTTAATTCTCTATGCACTGTTCGACTTAGGCCTTGGGGTAAAAGAGGCTGCAGAAGCTGCAGGATTACCGATAGGTAAGGTTATGAGAGTTCTCGAGCTTTATGAAAACACACGTCATAAGCGACAGCCACCGCCTATTCCTGATCCTACTGAATTTGTCTGGAAGTTTAGACTCCAATAACTCCCTCCTGCCCGCTCCTGAGGCCCGCTGATGGCTCTAGTAATTCTTCGAGTTCTAGGTAGAGTTCCTTTATCACTGTCGTTGCATCTAGCTCGCCTGTTGTTATCCTTTCTATTTCCTCGTATAGTTTGCGGGTACGTTCCTCAGACACTAGTTCTCCATAATTGCTTGACAAGTACTTGTATACCTCTATGCCGAGCTTTGTTGGTATTAGCTTCTTTCTATACTTGCTCTCAATGACGTAGCCATGGCGTTCTAGAGTGTCAATAGTCTTTGCATATGTGCTTGGCCTACCTATTCCTTTTTGCTTCATAAGTGCTACGACTTCTCCGTGACTGTATAGTGTTATGCGTGATCCTTTCTTTACTGTAACAAGCACCGGCTTTAGTACCATCTCTTTACTCAGCGACTTTAGTTCTTCATACACTCTAGGATATTGATAGAATCTATGGTATCCCTCGTAAGTTGCACCTACGTAGATGCTTATGTTCAAGTCTTCGCCGGCACCTGGTACCTCAAGTACTACATCTGCTTGCAGCAGTTTTGACGGCCTTGCTTGGCTCGCTATGAAGCGACGGAATATAAGGTCATAAAGCCTATAATGGCTCTCACGAAGCCCTATTGGTACCTTTAAGTCGCCTGTGGCAATCAGCCTTCTAAGTTCAACAGAGTCTATTGGCCTTGTAGGTCTTATTGCCTCATGATGGCCTTGAGGGCCCCAGCTTCTCGGGTAGAAGTCTTCTACGAGACCCCTTTTGGCCATGTACTCTTTTGCTATTCCCTGACCCAGACCCGAGACATGTGTCGAATCGGTTCTATGATAGGTTATTAGACCTGCTTCGAATAGCTCTTGTGCTATCTTCATTGTTTTCTGCGCAGGGTACCCTAGTATGCGGGAAGCATCGTACAGTAATGTCTCAGTTGTATATGGTGGTGGCGGATTTATTTCGACCTCCTCAATATCGATATTCCTGACTATGAGTCCATTCCTGGATATCGCTTCGGCAAGTTTGCGGGCATCGTCACTTTGCTTCTTAAATATTTTTATTCTGAACCCTCCTTCTAGTCTCACATAAATATTGTATCCAGCGTTCTCTCGCCACTCTTTATAGCGCTCTACGATCCATCCCAGTACTGGAGTCTGAACCCTTCCTGCACCTAGCCAGTTTTTACCGAAAACACCCCATAGATGCTGACTTAGCCCAAAACCTATCCAACGATCTTCAACGCGCCTCACTATCTGTGCAAATGCAAGACGCTTGTCAACGCCCCTTGGGTTGGAGAGCGCTTTCATGAGCTCTTTCTTAGTGATTTCGTGCAGTTCTATGCGTTTAATATTTCGAGCATAAGGCTTGAGTAGCACGTAGATGTCATATGCTATTTTCTCACCCTCAATGTCCGGGTCTGTAGCAATGTAGACGGTCTCGGCTTCCGTGGCTAGTTGCCGCAGCGCATCTATGATGTCACTCTTACTCACTACGTTGACGGAGCCGCACTTTGGACAAACATCCTTATCTGAGGAAAACTGGTAGCCACAATTGAGGCACTTCTTTATCGGCTTATATATTGGGGATATGGATTTGCTTGTCAGTTCTACGCCATGTATACCCTCACCGTCTATAGAAAGATCATACACATGACCTGCCGATGCAGCTATCGTTGCCACGTGGATTTTGCCGGAAGACTCATTATAGAATGTTGTTTCGTAGACGATTATGGAGCCTACTTTCCTTCTAACAGGCTTACCGAAGAAGGATGCTATTGTCTTTGCCTTCGTCGGCGACTCCACGATTATTAAGGAAGTTTCAATATCAACCTTCTTGCCAAAAGCGCTGCTTCTGCTCTTTTCAGCCTTCACCATTTCTTCTTCGATCCTCGGCCAATCTAATTGTTCGAACTCAACGTTATCAATGAAGCGCTTAAGCCGCTCCTTAAGCAATTCTACTATGTCGGTGTTCGTATCTATGATTATGCTTATTCCATGGGTCATATGAGACCCATACATACGGCTTGCTCTACCACTTGCCTGTACGTAAGTGGCAGCATCCGGAATTATTGCTATTATTCTTGATCCTTGTTTCGCGAAGAGTACTCCTCCGAGCACAATATGGTCTTTGTTTTTAAGCTCTTTCTTAACGAGCATAAGTATTTCTCTCTGATACCTTCTTATCTTTTCAAGTATT from Pyrofollis japonicus harbors:
- a CDS encoding TATA-box-binding protein, whose protein sequence is MASPRQSSERSEAQQEPQPVVNIENIVATVSLDQTLDLRMIERSILTVEYNPEQFPGLVYRLDSPKVTALIFKSGKMVVTGAKSTRDLIEAVKKIVRNLKKHGIPIHGRSKVQIQNIVASANLNVCVDLERAALTLENSMYEPEQFPGLIHRMDEPRVVLLIFSSGKMVITGAKREEEVYEAVKRIYEKLKKVRAIRPCT
- a CDS encoding NAD+ synthase, which codes for MALSRISLRDIISLDYESIANRLSEFIRDYVADANAKGVVVGVSGGVDSATTLYLLARSLGADKVLALILPDSEVTPSEDLEDAKLLVEKLGVRHRVIDIKNITNSYLSLLEEADKKTIGNLRARIRMTILYYYANMYGYLVAGTGDRSEILIGYFTKYGDGAADFFPIGCLYKSQVRRLALHLGVPVKIAWKPSSPRLWPGQLAEEELGLKYDEIDLILYALFDLGLGVKEAAEAAGLPIGKVMRVLELYENTRHKRQPPPIPDPTEFVWKFRLQ
- the rgy gene encoding reverse gyrase yields the protein MLTPVYHHACPNCGGPITAERLEKGLPCTRCLPDPQNIDTNNLDYYELVALVGSLLARNGNLHGYWYLYSSVQQLREFSEFFRSVTGSDLWSAQRTWAKRLLQHESLAIVAPTGVGKTTLLSVYALYRAIHGDKIYYVLPTSNLVTHVEKKLEQLANRLDGVNKPRIVSYHSMLSRKLREERISSISAEDYDILVTTSTFLSRKWDLISGRRFEVILVDDVDAVLRNSKNIDKLLLLLGFDEETVSNAYNVVKKRISASIAKASGRIKLYEKLLEELEILEAKLAQKLATTVPGQLVIASATGRAYGLKPKVFRELLGFDIGRVYDYTRSIANFYTVSPDPVGEAVRIVSKLGGKGLIFVAKRFGKTTAREIASALNAKGIRAGVAIAGTRVLDRFARGEYDVLVGIASYYGTIVRGLDLPERVLYTVFVGAPSQALDAAKAILSPYRIIRIGLALGIEGIDDLAKKLSKLSPGEQTVLRIAMQRNEELEGRLGEILEKIRRYQREILMLVKKELKNKDHIVLGGVLFAKQGSRIIAIIPDAATYVQASGRASRMYGSHMTHGISIIIDTNTDIVELLKERLKRFIDNVEFEQLDWPRIEEEMVKAEKSRSSAFGKKVDIETSLIIVESPTKAKTIASFFGKPVRRKVGSIIVYETTFYNESSGKIHVATIAASAGHVYDLSIDGEGIHGVELTSKSISPIYKPIKKCLNCGYQFSSDKDVCPKCGSVNVVSKSDIIDALRQLATEAETVYIATDPDIEGEKIAYDIYVLLKPYARNIKRIELHEITKKELMKALSNPRGVDKRLAFAQIVRRVEDRWIGFGLSQHLWGVFGKNWLGAGRVQTPVLGWIVERYKEWRENAGYNIYVRLEGGFRIKIFKKQSDDARKLAEAISRNGLIVRNIDIEEVEINPPPPYTTETLLYDASRILGYPAQKTMKIAQELFEAGLITYHRTDSTHVSGLGQGIAKEYMAKRGLVEDFYPRSWGPQGHHEAIRPTRPIDSVELRRLIATGDLKVPIGLRESHYRLYDLIFRRFIASQARPSKLLQADVVLEVPGAGEDLNISIYVGATYEGYHRFYQYPRVYEELKSLSKEMVLKPVLVTVKKGSRITLYSHGEVVALMKQKGIGRPSTYAKTIDTLERHGYVIESKYRKKLIPTKLGIEVYKYLSSNYGELVSEERTRKLYEEIERITTGELDATTVIKELYLELEELLEPSAGLRSGQEGVIGV
- a CDS encoding NAD(P)H-hydrate dehydratase, with the translated sequence MPIDNELVPVIGLGETISSIDVRVIDTNSEWLGVSRLQLMENAGRSVADTVAAQVKRPSRIVVFAGPGGNGGDGIAAARHLAYMGHRVDIILVSKPDEIKSEEARIMYNIVRRMDLSISIKVVRGCKVEPVKADAIIDALLGVGVRGAPRSPYKEAIDAINSSEGLKVAVDTPSGLDPDTGDTPGVFVKADITVTFHKPKPGLLKRRDATGRLVIADIGVPPEAEIYVGPGDVEFRVPRRKWNYHKGMAGRVLIVGGSMDFVGAPILAALAAERSGVDLVYLAAPSNVIQAVSSRFTIIPIELRGHPWLHPDHLEILERYIERVDAIAIGMGMGLYDESREAFIKLLEKLRFLGKPVVVDADGLKHLTEARHLLGENVVVTPHEAEFARLFNVRPEPVEKISSRIRTVAAAARKYGTTVLLKGPVDVISNGNMVRLNKTGAPAMSVGGTGDSLAGITAAMLAKGLDTFNAACVAAFINGVAGALAYNEKRDSMNTLDLIGKIPLVLGDPLEAARKAMIYERVPYEERLEVLIGAPR